The Blastocatellia bacterium genome includes a window with the following:
- a CDS encoding sugar-binding domain-containing protein — MPAKHQGRELESLEIMEKAARMYFIERHSQEYIATKLQVKGGGPAISKILDKAREQGVIAFDIDRSYGIVGTQEPNLRRQLREKFEIHEAIVVGVDELTMDERLSDDYLHTALANQTGAHVAARIQPNDHVGIGSGRAVYQAVKAIKRMPPLRRGVRITPISGRIWTHSWKVDGSKIERPLDADDAAFVLSLAFENEPGTRFSQVAYPLFVSSQQEAAEIMNTGCPFLPGAKWRFGIPKLALVGVGTVDPRSGHRFADLYRSDKNIPELDRYLDLASIELKAAIEFVQAAGLPHFSDITNRLFPTLPFPHEVEKPVLKKYTTAYNDLIRKLNRLNERMVVVEFNHLREIQSVVAIAGGPFKIRALWTLLITALIDPSKRILTELTTDAESARTLMATLEAYNVADLEIKTWYEAMTKTLF; from the coding sequence ATGCCTGCTAAACATCAGGGCCGCGAGTTGGAGAGTCTTGAGATCATGGAGAAGGCGGCGCGGATGTACTTCATTGAGCGCCACAGCCAGGAATACATCGCCACGAAACTCCAGGTCAAGGGTGGCGGACCGGCCATCTCTAAGATATTGGATAAGGCTCGCGAGCAGGGAGTAATCGCCTTCGACATCGACCGGAGTTATGGCATAGTCGGCACTCAGGAGCCGAACCTGAGGCGACAGCTTAGGGAGAAGTTTGAAATCCACGAAGCCATTGTGGTCGGGGTGGACGAACTGACCATGGACGAGCGCCTTTCGGATGACTACCTCCACACCGCTCTGGCCAATCAAACGGGGGCTCATGTCGCCGCGCGAATCCAGCCCAACGACCATGTGGGTATCGGTAGCGGGCGTGCCGTTTATCAGGCCGTAAAAGCCATTAAGCGTATGCCCCCCCTGCGCCGCGGCGTGCGGATCACGCCGATCAGCGGGCGCATCTGGACGCACTCCTGGAAAGTCGATGGGTCAAAGATAGAGCGCCCGCTCGATGCCGACGACGCGGCCTTTGTCCTTTCCCTCGCCTTCGAGAATGAGCCGGGGACGCGTTTCAGCCAGGTGGCCTACCCGCTGTTCGTATCCAGTCAACAAGAAGCGGCTGAAATCATGAACACGGGTTGCCCTTTCCTGCCCGGCGCGAAGTGGCGCTTCGGAATTCCGAAGTTGGCCCTTGTAGGGGTGGGAACCGTCGACCCGCGCAGCGGGCACCGCTTTGCTGACCTTTATCGGAGTGACAAGAATATACCCGAACTTGACCGTTACCTGGACCTTGCATCAATAGAGTTGAAGGCCGCGATTGAATTCGTTCAAGCGGCTGGATTGCCCCACTTCTCTGATATAACTAACCGCCTGTTTCCGACCTTGCCCTTTCCCCATGAGGTAGAGAAGCCGGTGCTAAAGAAGTACACGACGGCCTACAACGACCTGATCAGAAAACTAAATCGCCTCAACGAAAGAATGGTCGTAGTCGAATTTAATCACTTGCGTGAGATTCAGTCCGTCGTGGCCATCGCAGGAGGTCCCTTTAAGATCCGCGCCCTCTGGACACTACTGATCACCGCTTTGATCGATCCTTCCAAACGCATCCTCACCGAACTGACTACGGACGCGGAAAGCGCAAGAACGCTCATGGCGACTCTAGAAGCTTATAATGTTGCCGACCTCGAAATAAAAACATGGTATGAAGCGATGACAAAAACGCTTTTCTGA
- a CDS encoding tyrosine-type recombinase/integrase, with the protein MHIDALFSQFVREKVFLKNISPATVKAFKDCERAYKRTVGDELLTKQNLKEFVIQLQESGIAVTSVNYYIRSLNSFLSWMLENEYLPERLRIKPLKEPEKTLKTFSDEQLKLLLSWKPKDFYGRRLYALIVLLIDTGIRIDEALTLTKENVLLEDYLIRVRGKGNKERYVPISIECRKVVFRNRRHTKNGVTSSSPQA; encoded by the coding sequence ATGCACATTGACGCCCTGTTTTCTCAGTTCGTCAGGGAGAAAGTGTTTCTGAAAAACATCTCCCCTGCCACCGTTAAAGCCTTCAAAGACTGCGAACGGGCCTACAAGCGCACCGTAGGCGATGAATTGCTAACCAAGCAAAACCTCAAGGAATTTGTTATTCAGCTTCAGGAATCGGGTATAGCTGTTACTTCGGTCAACTACTACATCCGTAGCCTGAACTCGTTTCTGTCGTGGATGCTGGAAAACGAATACCTACCAGAGCGGCTACGGATCAAACCTTTGAAAGAGCCGGAAAAGACTCTCAAGACATTCTCTGATGAACAGCTAAAGCTCTTGCTCTCCTGGAAGCCTAAGGACTTCTATGGTCGTCGCCTGTACGCCTTAATTGTGCTTCTGATTGACACCGGCATACGGATAGACGAAGCCCTGACGCTGACCAAAGAAAACGTCCTGCTGGAAGATTACCTTATCCGAGTCCGGGGCAAGGGCAATAAAGAACGGTATGTGCCGATTTCAATAGAGTGCCGAAAGGTAGTATTCCGGAACAGACGGCATACCAAGAACGGGGTGACGAGTAGCAGCCCGCAAGCATAG